In Nocardia sp. NBC_00403, one DNA window encodes the following:
- a CDS encoding RNA polymerase-binding protein RbpA yields MADRVLRGSRLGAVSYETDRDHDLAPRRIARYKTDNGEEFDVPFADDAEIPPTWLCRNGQEGTLMEGTTQETKKVKPPRTHWDMLLERRSKDELEELLKERLDLLKTRRRA; encoded by the coding sequence ATGGCAGATCGCGTACTCCGGGGCAGTCGGCTCGGAGCGGTGAGCTACGAGACCGATCGCGACCACGACCTGGCTCCGCGGCGGATCGCTCGGTACAAGACGGACAACGGCGAGGAATTCGACGTGCCGTTCGCCGACGACGCCGAGATCCCCCCGACCTGGCTGTGCCGCAACGGCCAGGAAGGCACCCTCATGGAGGGCACCACCCAGGAGACCAAGAAGGTCAAGCCGCCGCGCACCCACTGGGACATGCTGCTGGAGCGTCGCAGCAAGGATGAACTCGAGGAACTGCTCAAGGAGCGCCTCGACCTCCTGAAGACCCGTCGGCGCGCCTAG
- a CDS encoding sigma-70 family RNA polymerase sigma factor, translating to MTETFEAQRDRLRAVAYRVLGSHADADADAEDVVQEAWMRLVRQDATTIGNLAGWLTTVVGRISLDLLRSRQAHPESAYGQEFSALVVTPDDDPAPDEQVALADSVGLALLVVLDSLTPSERLAFVLHDMFAVPFHEIGQILGKSAATGAWPA from the coding sequence GTGACCGAGACGTTCGAAGCCCAGCGCGATCGGCTGCGCGCCGTCGCGTACCGCGTGCTGGGCTCGCACGCCGACGCCGACGCCGACGCCGAGGACGTGGTCCAGGAAGCCTGGATGCGCCTCGTCCGCCAGGACGCGACGACCATCGGCAACCTGGCGGGTTGGCTGACCACCGTGGTCGGCCGAATCAGCCTGGACCTCCTGAGATCCCGCCAGGCCCACCCCGAATCCGCTTATGGTCAGGAGTTTTCGGCCCTCGTGGTGACGCCGGACGACGACCCTGCGCCGGACGAGCAAGTGGCGCTGGCCGATTCGGTCGGCCTGGCCCTGCTCGTTGTGCTCGATTCGCTCACCCCGAGCGAGCGCCTGGCGTTCGTCCTGCACGACATGTTCGCGGTCCCATTCCACGAAATCGGCCAGATCCTGGGCAAATCCGCGGCAACCGGGGCTTGGCCTGCGTGA
- a CDS encoding M23 family metallopeptidase encodes MPVTVPLSTSRSRRYRVATRAAAVTAIVSAAFGVLAATDHHQADATSAGQLIAGKSPAVMTDADARNAVQFIAFTPPEAPTPPVVPEAVIWEQNRIAAEAAEAARPHTVRPIMGVLTSNFGTRWGALHAGLDFADPIGTPIAAVTDGTVIEAGPASGFGLWVRVQQDDGSIGVYGHVNDILADVGQEVRAGDVIATVGNRGFSTGPHLHYEVHQPGVGPVDPMPWLAARGIDVGHAADD; translated from the coding sequence ATGCCCGTGACCGTTCCGTTATCAACCAGCCGTTCCCGCCGGTACCGCGTCGCCACCCGAGCGGCCGCCGTCACCGCGATCGTCAGCGCCGCATTCGGCGTGCTGGCCGCAACTGATCACCATCAGGCCGATGCGACTTCCGCAGGCCAGCTCATCGCAGGCAAGTCCCCCGCCGTGATGACCGACGCCGATGCCCGCAACGCCGTTCAGTTCATCGCCTTCACACCGCCCGAGGCACCGACGCCGCCGGTCGTGCCCGAGGCCGTGATCTGGGAGCAGAACCGGATAGCCGCCGAAGCCGCCGAAGCCGCCCGGCCGCACACCGTCCGCCCGATCATGGGCGTACTGACCTCCAACTTCGGCACGCGCTGGGGCGCACTGCACGCAGGCCTCGACTTCGCCGACCCGATCGGCACCCCGATCGCGGCCGTCACCGATGGCACCGTCATCGAGGCAGGCCCCGCCTCGGGCTTCGGCCTGTGGGTGCGCGTCCAGCAGGACGACGGCAGCATCGGCGTCTACGGCCACGTGAACGACATCCTGGCCGATGTCGGCCAGGAGGTCCGCGCGGGCGACGTCATCGCCACCGTCGGCAACCGTGGCTTCTCCACCGGCCCGCACCTGCACTACGAAGTGCACCAGCCAGGCGTCGGCCCGGTCGACCCGATGCCGTGGCTTGCCGCTCGCGGCATCGACGTCGGGCACGCGGCCGACGACTGA
- a CDS encoding VOC family protein: protein MLTNIMYVTIYVTDQDRALGFYTEGLGLEKRIDFPGPDGRFLTVGVPDSPVQIILWSHAAAAGQPADVGRYAAPGPLILESDDLRKDFEVLRQRGVTFEQSEPEDYPFGIRIEAADPDGNRISLRQQRKP from the coding sequence ATGCTGACAAACATCATGTACGTGACGATCTACGTCACCGATCAGGACCGCGCGCTGGGGTTCTACACCGAGGGGCTCGGTCTGGAAAAGCGGATCGACTTCCCGGGGCCCGACGGACGTTTCCTCACCGTCGGCGTTCCCGATAGCCCGGTGCAGATCATCCTGTGGTCACATGCGGCGGCCGCGGGACAGCCCGCCGACGTGGGCCGGTACGCCGCGCCCGGTCCTCTCATCCTCGAATCCGACGATTTGCGAAAAGATTTCGAGGTCCTGCGTCAGCGTGGCGTCACCTTCGAACAGTCCGAACCCGAGGACTACCCGTTCGGGATCCGCATCGAGGCGGCGGATCCGGACGGCAACCGGATCTCGCTCCGTCAACAACGGAAGCCGTGA
- a CDS encoding HdeD family acid-resistance protein, which yields MTTNSVVEGPLQVLARSAWQSVLVTGILSVILGVLILVWPGKTLLVAGIIFGIYLVVSGVLQLLAAFGAPASAGMRVLSFITGVLSIVIGVFCFRDELASILLLGVWIGIAWLFRGVASAMSAISEPGLPGRGWIGFFGVITAIAGVVLIVWPVESVATLAWVAGIWLVVLGIMEIITSFGIRRDAKRLQGGL from the coding sequence ATGACGACAAACAGCGTGGTAGAGGGACCGCTGCAAGTGCTTGCTCGCAGTGCATGGCAATCAGTTCTGGTCACCGGCATCCTCTCGGTGATCCTGGGTGTCCTGATTCTGGTATGGCCGGGCAAGACGTTGTTGGTGGCAGGCATCATCTTCGGCATCTATCTGGTGGTTTCCGGTGTGCTGCAGTTGCTGGCCGCCTTCGGTGCGCCGGCGAGTGCCGGTATGCGCGTGCTCTCCTTCATCACCGGCGTCCTGTCGATCGTGATCGGCGTCTTCTGTTTCCGCGACGAGCTTGCTTCGATTCTGTTGCTCGGCGTTTGGATCGGTATTGCGTGGCTGTTCCGTGGCGTGGCTTCGGCGATGTCCGCGATCTCCGAGCCGGGACTGCCGGGGCGCGGTTGGATCGGTTTCTTCGGTGTGATCACTGCGATCGCGGGTGTCGTGCTGATTGTCTGGCCGGTCGAGTCGGTGGCGACGCTGGCGTGGGTTGCCGGCATCTGGCTGGTGGTCCTCGGCATCATGGAGATCATCACGTCGTTCGGTATTCGCAGGGACGCCAAGCGGCTGCAAGGGGGCCTCTGA
- a CDS encoding PDR/VanB family oxidoreductase, producing the protein MGTDTVTPEFTPPATLRVLGAVMDAYLRVFVAGSTASLLSRSNPVRRTGFELDLVVEDVRIEAEDVVSLTFTASNGGPLPTWKPGSHLDVFLPSGRQRHYSLCGNPSDRFRYRIAVRRIADGGGGSREVHDALCPGDAVRVRGPRNAFTFIDAPSYFFVAGGIGITPILPMVKAADAAGARWKMVYLGRSRETMPFLGELERLRGGELDIRPDSEFGIPNAAELLPRAEAGAAVYVCGPPPVLAAAQQAMFTVNPTGSLHTERFSALPVVDGKEFDVELARTGATVHVGAEETALAAIRREVPGVVYSCQQGFCGTCKVAVLAGDVDHRDRTLTDGERDTHMLSCVSRAAGDRLVLDL; encoded by the coding sequence ATGGGAACCGACACGGTGACACCGGAATTCACGCCGCCCGCGACCCTGCGTGTCCTCGGCGCGGTGATGGATGCTTACCTGCGGGTTTTCGTTGCCGGGTCCACCGCATCTCTGTTGTCGCGGTCGAACCCGGTGCGTCGCACCGGGTTCGAACTGGATCTTGTCGTCGAGGACGTTCGCATCGAGGCCGAGGATGTGGTGAGTCTGACGTTCACCGCATCGAATGGTGGGCCGCTACCTACATGGAAGCCGGGATCGCATCTCGATGTGTTCCTGCCCTCCGGACGCCAACGCCACTACTCGCTCTGCGGCAACCCCAGCGACCGTTTCCGCTACCGGATTGCCGTCCGGCGCATTGCGGACGGTGGCGGCGGATCGCGTGAGGTTCATGACGCGTTGTGCCCGGGCGACGCCGTCCGAGTGCGCGGGCCGCGCAATGCGTTCACGTTCATCGACGCGCCGTCGTATTTCTTTGTGGCCGGCGGTATCGGGATCACGCCGATCCTGCCGATGGTCAAGGCGGCCGACGCTGCCGGTGCTCGTTGGAAGATGGTGTATCTCGGCCGATCGCGCGAGACGATGCCATTCCTCGGCGAGTTGGAGCGGCTGCGGGGCGGCGAGCTCGACATTCGGCCCGACAGCGAGTTCGGCATCCCGAATGCCGCTGAACTGCTCCCGCGGGCGGAGGCCGGCGCCGCGGTGTACGTCTGCGGTCCGCCGCCCGTGTTGGCGGCCGCGCAACAGGCGATGTTCACTGTCAATCCGACGGGTTCGCTACACACGGAACGTTTCTCGGCTCTCCCGGTCGTGGACGGCAAGGAATTCGACGTCGAGCTGGCGCGCACCGGTGCGACTGTTCATGTGGGTGCCGAGGAGACCGCACTCGCCGCGATCAGGCGCGAGGTTCCCGGAGTCGTCTACTCCTGCCAGCAAGGGTTCTGCGGCACATGCAAGGTCGCGGTGCTCGCGGGCGACGTGGATCACCGCGACCGAACGCTCACCGACGGTGAGCGCGACACTCACATGCTCAGCTGCGTATCGCGCGCGGCGGGCGATCGACTCGTCCTCGACCTCTGA
- a CDS encoding glycosyltransferase family 9 protein: MAVVLVLQARGLGDLLTAVPALRALRRARPNDHIVLAAPHRLKPIVDLIASVDAMVPTGELSAFRWDGPQPELAVNLHGPSAESIVTLTKTDPGRILTYRNAAFPDLEGPEWQPDMHDVERWCHLLESDGIVADRRNLGLVPPVSTTSHRDCVVVHIGAGAVARRWPPDRFAAVVRHLLVLGREVVLTGDETERDIALNVAARASLPTRRMLAGEQNLIELAATVAEAELVISGDTGVAHLATAFGTRTVQIFGPTPPRWGGPPPHLLGRHAVLWAGQVGDPDADTPDPGLLRIGVTEVINAVDKQLTKRTWPGTGTDRRRATYRRVG, from the coding sequence GTGGCGGTTGTACTCGTGCTGCAGGCACGTGGCCTCGGTGATCTGCTCACCGCGGTCCCGGCGTTACGTGCGCTGCGCAGAGCGAGGCCCAACGACCACATCGTCTTGGCGGCGCCGCACCGGTTGAAGCCGATCGTCGACCTGATCGCCTCCGTCGACGCCATGGTGCCGACCGGTGAGCTCAGCGCATTCCGCTGGGACGGCCCGCAGCCCGAACTCGCCGTCAATCTGCACGGTCCGAGCGCCGAAAGCATCGTCACGCTCACCAAGACCGATCCCGGCCGCATCCTCACCTACCGCAACGCCGCCTTCCCCGACCTCGAAGGCCCGGAATGGCAGCCGGACATGCACGACGTCGAGCGCTGGTGTCATTTGCTCGAATCCGACGGCATCGTCGCCGATCGACGCAACCTCGGATTGGTACCGCCGGTATCGACGACCAGCCATCGGGACTGCGTCGTCGTGCATATCGGTGCAGGCGCTGTGGCTCGGCGCTGGCCGCCGGACCGATTCGCCGCCGTCGTCCGCCATCTACTTGTGCTCGGCCGCGAGGTGGTGCTCACCGGCGACGAGACCGAACGGGATATCGCGTTGAATGTCGCCGCACGCGCAAGCCTGCCGACCAGGCGGATGCTCGCGGGCGAACAGAACCTGATCGAGCTGGCTGCCACTGTCGCCGAGGCCGAGCTCGTCATTTCCGGCGATACCGGCGTCGCGCATCTGGCCACCGCCTTCGGCACCAGGACGGTGCAGATTTTCGGCCCGACCCCGCCGCGCTGGGGCGGACCGCCCCCGCACCTGCTCGGCAGGCATGCGGTGCTCTGGGCGGGCCAGGTCGGCGACCCCGATGCCGACACCCCTGATCCGGGCCTGCTGCGGATCGGGGTCACCGAGGTGATCAACGCTGTCGACAAGCAGCTCACCAAGCGCACGTGGCCGGGCACCGGCACCGATCGCCGCCGCGCCACTTACCGCCGGGTGGGCTGA
- a CDS encoding VOC family protein codes for MVSRLNPYISFGDTAQVALEFYREVFGGTLSVDTFGKFGDKDAPGAELVMHGMLETPSGFTLMASDTPPGMEYKSGSSISISLSGDESAELHGYWDKLVEGGAVTVPLEKQMWGDEFGMCTDKFGVAWMVNITPAHQ; via the coding sequence ATGGTCTCCCGGCTCAACCCCTACATCAGTTTCGGAGACACGGCCCAGGTGGCACTGGAGTTCTATCGAGAGGTGTTCGGCGGAACCCTGTCCGTCGACACGTTCGGCAAGTTCGGCGACAAGGACGCGCCGGGCGCGGAGCTGGTCATGCACGGCATGCTGGAGACGCCGAGCGGGTTCACGCTGATGGCCTCCGACACCCCGCCCGGCATGGAATACAAATCGGGAAGCAGCATTTCGATCAGCCTCAGCGGCGACGAAAGCGCCGAACTACACGGCTACTGGGACAAGCTGGTCGAAGGAGGCGCTGTGACGGTGCCGCTGGAGAAGCAGATGTGGGGCGACGAGTTCGGCATGTGCACGGACAAGTTCGGCGTCGCGTGGATGGTTAACATAACTCCCGCCCATCAATAG
- a CDS encoding TetR family transcriptional regulator, translated as MHRLYIATFAIAMWQQQIAGACCTTTIPCYCRGVISTAATSTNKPEIDDSVESRILDAALIQFTKVGVKKTTIEDIARQADVDRVTGSGWERLRAAITQAKPRLPRICPGSGRFRGMGPRTCRAGRTPGARSG; from the coding sequence ATGCACCGACTGTACATTGCAACATTTGCCATTGCAATGTGGCAGCAACAGATAGCCGGTGCATGTTGCACGACGACTATTCCTTGCTATTGTCGAGGCGTGATCTCCACAGCTGCGACCTCGACAAACAAGCCCGAGATCGATGATTCGGTGGAGTCTCGCATCCTGGATGCCGCGCTCATCCAGTTCACAAAGGTGGGCGTCAAGAAGACGACGATCGAGGACATCGCACGACAGGCCGACGTCGATCGGGTCACCGGATCGGGGTGGGAGCGGCTGCGCGCGGCGATCACGCAGGCCAAGCCCCGGTTGCCGCGGATTTGCCCAGGATCTGGCCGATTTCGTGGAATGGGACCGCGAACATGTCGTGCAGGACGAACGCCAGGCGCTCGCTCGGGGTGA
- a CDS encoding ATP-binding cassette domain-containing protein, whose product MSLAVEVLGLVKSYGRVRVLDEIDLQIPAGTVLGLLGPNGAGKTTTVRIVTTLLRPDAGTVRVAGIDVLRDPATARRRIGLSGQYAAVDANLSGYENLRMVARLYGMSQRQATSRAAELLGAFGLDHAAHRRAGTYSGGMARRLDLAGALVARPDVVVLDEPTTGLDPRGRIDMWRVIGDLVDDGTTVLLTTQYLEEADLLADRITVIDHGRVIARGSSDELKTSIGGDRLTITLAAGQDVQPALTVLAQVGIGEPSCDDGSDLASVVVGDGSRTMVEALRRLDDAGVCVVDATVHRPSLDDVFLSLTGTAARTSASLAPETDDAQEEILS is encoded by the coding sequence GTGAGTTTGGCGGTGGAAGTACTCGGCCTGGTCAAGAGCTACGGCCGGGTACGGGTGCTCGACGAGATAGACCTACAGATCCCGGCCGGAACGGTGCTGGGCCTGCTCGGTCCCAATGGTGCGGGCAAAACGACGACGGTCCGCATCGTCACCACGCTGCTGCGTCCGGATGCGGGTACGGTGCGGGTTGCGGGCATCGATGTGCTGCGTGATCCCGCGACGGCCAGGCGGCGCATCGGCCTGTCCGGTCAGTATGCGGCGGTGGACGCCAACCTGTCCGGCTACGAAAACCTGCGCATGGTGGCCCGGCTGTACGGAATGTCCCAGCGCCAGGCGACATCTCGTGCGGCCGAGCTGCTGGGTGCCTTCGGGCTCGACCATGCCGCGCATCGCAGGGCGGGCACCTACTCCGGTGGCATGGCACGGCGCCTCGACCTGGCCGGGGCATTGGTTGCCCGGCCCGACGTAGTGGTGCTCGATGAACCGACCACCGGGCTCGACCCGCGCGGCAGGATCGACATGTGGCGCGTCATCGGCGATCTCGTCGATGACGGCACCACGGTGCTGCTCACCACGCAGTATCTGGAGGAGGCCGATCTGCTCGCCGATCGGATCACCGTCATCGACCACGGCCGTGTCATCGCCCGCGGCTCGTCCGACGAGTTGAAGACCTCCATCGGCGGTGACCGGCTCACCATCACGTTGGCCGCCGGGCAGGACGTGCAGCCCGCGCTGACCGTGCTCGCCCAGGTCGGTATCGGCGAGCCGAGCTGCGACGATGGCTCCGACCTGGCATCGGTGGTGGTCGGTGACGGCTCGCGCACCATGGTCGAGGCGCTGCGGCGCCTCGATGACGCCGGCGTGTGCGTCGTGGACGCGACCGTGCACCGCCCGAGTCTCGACGATGTATTCCTGTCCCTCACCGGCACCGCGGCGCGCACATCCGCGAGCCTCGCACCGGAGACCGATGACGCACAAGAGGAGATCCTGTCTTGA
- a CDS encoding ArsR/SmtB family transcription factor has translation MDTNGVRALEALADPTRRAIFESLPTAPLSVGQLATTVGVSSSAVSQHLRVLREARLVMVRRDGNRRLYSLDPRGLGDARDYLEQFWPSALAAYAAALSTARAVEGI, from the coding sequence GTGGACACTAACGGAGTTCGTGCGCTGGAGGCGCTAGCCGACCCGACTCGCCGTGCGATCTTCGAGTCGCTGCCCACGGCGCCGTTATCCGTCGGTCAGCTGGCGACCACCGTCGGAGTGAGTAGCTCCGCGGTCTCCCAGCATCTGCGGGTGCTGCGCGAAGCGAGGCTGGTGATGGTGCGCCGCGACGGGAACCGGCGACTGTATTCCCTCGACCCGCGCGGGCTCGGCGACGCACGCGACTATCTGGAACAGTTCTGGCCGAGCGCGCTGGCCGCGTACGCGGCCGCGCTCAGCACCGCACGAGCCGTAGAGGGAATCTGA
- a CDS encoding alpha/beta fold hydrolase — translation MDSSNAGTPSRPAWIPAELYPFASHFEKIDGSRVHYVDEGSGPPLILLHGNPTWSFLYRDVIKGLRDQYRCIAIDYPGFGLSQASPGYGFTPAEHAHVVEQLVTRLDLRDVTLMVQDWGGPIGFAVATRHPDRFVAFVVGNTWAWPKSDPGTQAFSRFLGGPIGGRLILHHNFFVERIIPAGVRRKKLPDAVMDAYRGPFPTPESRRPVHVFPREILRSRAFLAEVEQGLAVLRDRPALLVWGTKDVAFRAPERRRWEQQFVDHRTVLLDGAGHYIQEDAADEIVAAIIEWRNPGTP, via the coding sequence ATGGACAGTAGTAACGCCGGCACGCCTTCCAGACCGGCCTGGATCCCTGCTGAGCTGTACCCATTCGCAAGCCACTTCGAAAAGATCGACGGTTCGCGGGTGCACTATGTCGACGAGGGCAGCGGGCCACCGCTGATCCTGCTGCACGGCAATCCGACGTGGTCGTTCCTCTACCGCGACGTGATCAAGGGGTTGCGGGATCAGTACCGCTGTATCGCGATCGACTATCCCGGGTTCGGACTCTCGCAGGCTTCTCCCGGGTACGGATTCACGCCCGCCGAGCATGCCCACGTGGTCGAACAGCTGGTCACGCGGCTCGACTTGCGTGATGTGACACTGATGGTGCAGGACTGGGGCGGCCCGATCGGATTTGCCGTCGCAACGCGACACCCCGACCGGTTCGTTGCGTTCGTGGTCGGCAACACGTGGGCGTGGCCCAAGTCCGATCCGGGTACCCAGGCGTTTTCACGGTTCTTGGGCGGTCCGATAGGGGGCCGGCTGATCCTGCACCACAATTTCTTCGTCGAACGGATCATCCCGGCCGGTGTCCGGCGCAAGAAACTGCCCGACGCGGTGATGGACGCCTATCGTGGCCCGTTCCCGACACCGGAATCACGCCGGCCGGTGCACGTGTTCCCTCGCGAAATCCTCCGCAGCAGAGCATTTCTCGCCGAAGTCGAGCAGGGGCTGGCCGTACTACGCGACCGTCCGGCGTTGCTGGTCTGGGGAACGAAGGACGTCGCGTTCCGTGCGCCCGAACGCCGCCGATGGGAGCAACAATTCGTGGACCATCGCACTGTCTTGCTGGATGGCGCGGGGCACTACATCCAGGAGGATGCTGCCGACGAGATCGTTGCCGCGATCATCGAGTGGCGCAATCCGGGGACGCCGTAG
- a CDS encoding metal-dependent hydrolase yields the protein MAETSGAAEHHYSDEAHAINARDVHFDFDSVPMHYIPGEVLATHIVNVMHLVLPEGERAMANCLAEALPLIRDERLREEVAGFIGQESMHASSHEGARRHLQSIGLDVEPYVRKIAWLVDRILGDHGLTGRAKDAWLKERLGLFAGMEHYTAVLGEWLLEADILEEKGMHPTMLDLVRWHGAEEVEHRSVVYDAYMHVDGSYARKARTAVLASATLLPLFIVSTAHLYRKDPEPNTGRLWPLQFVNATVRGVIPSFTVFFTELPRYLRPGFHPSQLGPMDTALRYLARSPAARAAGH from the coding sequence ATGGCTGAGACTTCCGGTGCAGCGGAGCACCACTACAGCGATGAAGCGCATGCGATCAATGCTCGGGACGTCCACTTCGACTTCGACTCGGTGCCGATGCACTACATCCCGGGTGAGGTGCTGGCCACGCACATCGTCAATGTCATGCACCTTGTGCTTCCCGAGGGTGAGCGAGCGATGGCCAACTGCCTGGCCGAAGCATTGCCGCTGATCCGGGACGAGCGGCTACGCGAAGAGGTTGCGGGATTCATCGGCCAGGAGTCGATGCACGCGAGCAGTCACGAAGGTGCGCGCCGCCACCTGCAATCAATCGGTCTCGACGTCGAACCGTATGTACGAAAGATTGCGTGGCTGGTCGACCGGATCCTCGGTGACCACGGACTGACCGGCCGAGCGAAGGACGCCTGGCTCAAAGAGCGTCTCGGCCTGTTCGCCGGTATGGAGCACTACACCGCCGTGCTGGGCGAATGGCTCCTCGAGGCCGACATCCTCGAGGAAAAGGGTATGCATCCGACGATGCTGGATTTGGTCCGCTGGCACGGTGCCGAAGAGGTCGAACACCGCAGTGTCGTTTATGACGCCTACATGCACGTCGACGGCAGCTATGCGCGGAAGGCGCGCACCGCAGTCCTCGCCAGTGCGACCTTGCTACCGCTGTTCATCGTCTCAACGGCGCACCTGTACCGGAAGGACCCGGAGCCGAACACGGGGCGGCTGTGGCCGCTGCAGTTCGTGAATGCCACGGTCCGCGGTGTCATCCCGAGCTTCACGGTGTTCTTCACCGAGCTGCCGCGTTATCTGCGCCCGGGCTTCCATCCGTCGCAGCTCGGCCCGATGGACACCGCGCTGCGTTACCTCGCCCGATCTCCCGCTGCGCGAGCAGCGGGCCACTGA
- a CDS encoding ABC transporter permease, which yields MIRDSAIVAYRNLLTILRVPTLLVTATIQPLMFVFLFAYIFGASLGGGQYREFLLAGIFTQTVAFNAAFTTVGLAGDLHKGIIDRMRTLPMSRLAVLMGRTLSDLVVNILSLAVMVGCGYTVGWRINGGIADAALAFGVILLFAFAMSWVGALTGLLSPTVEVAQSAGLIWLFPLTFISSAFISAEALPGPLRTVAEWNPITAVSAAGRELFDNGAPPSFVPPTGWAAEHCIEYAVGCSLLILTIVVPLALLRYRKVASH from the coding sequence ATCATTCGGGACAGTGCGATCGTCGCCTATCGGAACCTGCTGACCATCCTGCGGGTGCCGACGCTGCTGGTGACGGCGACGATCCAGCCGCTGATGTTCGTGTTCCTTTTCGCGTACATCTTCGGCGCTTCGCTCGGTGGCGGCCAGTACCGCGAATTCCTGCTGGCGGGCATCTTCACCCAGACGGTCGCTTTCAATGCGGCTTTCACGACCGTCGGGCTCGCAGGCGATCTGCACAAGGGCATCATCGACCGGATGCGTACGCTGCCGATGTCACGTCTCGCGGTGCTGATGGGCCGCACTCTGTCCGACCTCGTCGTGAATATCCTGAGCCTGGCCGTGATGGTCGGGTGCGGTTATACGGTCGGCTGGCGGATCAATGGCGGGATCGCCGACGCCGCACTGGCATTCGGGGTGATCCTGCTGTTCGCCTTCGCGATGTCCTGGGTCGGCGCCCTCACCGGTCTGCTCTCGCCGACCGTCGAGGTAGCCCAGAGCGCGGGCCTGATCTGGCTTTTCCCGCTCACGTTCATCTCCTCCGCCTTCATCTCCGCAGAGGCACTGCCCGGCCCGCTGCGCACCGTCGCCGAATGGAACCCGATCACCGCGGTCTCGGCTGCGGGCCGAGAACTGTTCGACAACGGCGCGCCACCCTCGTTCGTTCCCCCGACCGGCTGGGCCGCCGAGCATTGCATCGAGTACGCCGTCGGCTGCTCGCTGCTGATCCTTACCATCGTCGTCCCGCTGGCCCTGCTGCGCTACCGGAAGGTCGCGAGCCACTAG